The following is a genomic window from Salvelinus fontinalis isolate EN_2023a chromosome 11, ASM2944872v1, whole genome shotgun sequence.
TCTGCTTGGACAGAAAGCGGACCACACTGCCATAAAGCAATTTTGCTTACTTGACCTTCTGCCGTCAATCTTAAAAAATGTGGGCGCGTATTTCGACTTGGATTTAAAGCCAGAGCTTTCATATTGTCGCAAACCCATGTGTCGCGAAGCACGCCGCCCCAGTGAAGATGGCGGCTGAGCTGCACCCGCGTAGCGGAAAACTGATCGGACTGTCGAATTCGAACAGAACCGCTCAGCGGAACCAACCAGTCCAAGAATTTAACCACGGGTTGGTTCTAAGCAGAGAGCCACTGAGGGACCGGGATGTATTCACCGTCCGTATTGACAAGAAGGTAAACAGAGCTGTCACTTTCAGCtcggtgggggagagagatgggaatgcGAGGAGAGAGTGTATCCCGTGCCAGTGGGACGGAGTCTCTGTTGTCCGCAGTGGTGCTCGTGCCTTATTCAGTCCTCTTTGGGCGTGCGCAGTTTGACAATCAAGCAGTACAGTGTTGATAGGTTTACTAGCGATCGTTTTAGCCATATCCTGTCCAAAATATACTGCAACACATTTGCATTGGCACATTGACAACAACAATTGTTCAACACAATTAGCTAGCCAGCCCAGCTAGCTCTGTGTGGTCCAGTCCATATACAGTGTATACTTTTTTTTACGAAGGCAAAGTCAACTAGCGACCTCTTCGCTACCAATTACAAGGCTAACTTTACAGTAACGTTAGCTAAACTATAGCTCGTGTTAGCCATACTAGCGAGCTTTTCGTGTGTGGATCGAACCAGTAAGTGCCTCGCTCTCAAAACACGGTAACGTTAGCTTTCAAcggctaactaactagctattgCTAGCCAAATGAATGACCACGACCAACATTTAGCTTGATAGATTCACTACTGTATAGCAACGTTAGCTCGTTTAGTTAGCCATGAGTTTGCTTGTTTGAAATGTAAGGTAGCGAGCTACTgtagctaggtaacgttagctatatctctaagttagctaactagcaacaGTCACTTGGTAGTCACTAGCAACAGTCACCGCACACAGGCAGCAGCATTTTTCAGTTGTTGACGTCTATCTAGTCACAGAGGTCTACCTACAGCTAGACGACAGAAGCCAACTGGTTGAGTCAAGTTAACCTGTCTGTCAGGTAGGCCATAAGTCAATACTGTGGTGTGGACCAAAGATATAGAACCCCATATGGTCTGGTCTTGATAAGCAAAATAAAGGCAAAGCAGATATCCGTTGTGCCCTAATTGGTGTATGGTCAACTCAAGACCAACGTTGACAAAACAACTGACCCTGTGTCAGTGGTTAGGGGGAAACCTCACCCTACTCTGAATAGGCTGTAGTTTATCTGGATTATTGGACCTCTTTGTGATACAcattggctgcgtttacacaggcagcctaattctgatcttttttctcTAATTTATGTTTTGACCAGTCAGATtagatcttttgccaataatttgGCAAAAACTCAAttgtgctgcctgtgtaaacatagCCATTGGGCTTGTTCaaagttgactgactgactgactgatctacaaatcacattgcatcataaataactacttattattatttgtagatcaatCAGTCACCATTTACCCACAATGTATAATGATTTGATGCTCTCCAACGCGGCCAATGTTTTGAACCCTAATTTATCTTTTGAACTGCATGCAGTCCTAGGCTAACCGTTAGTTACTGTTTCTGTTAAAAGGTCTGCCTGCCTATGCAACATTTAGACTTCTTATCTCAATGCCGATCGCAGCACCTAGTTTGCCTGTTATCTAATTATAACGCAGATAGCCATGATTATGGGTCTGCTGGCCCGTTGGTGACCCTCACACCTGTGGGTTTTTGGCAGAGGGCACTAGTACTGTCTCCTCCAATGCCATTTTAGCCCAACTGGGGTAGCACACAGCTCAGTGAACATGTATAGAGGGTGTCTTGTTAAACCACTTGTAATGCCACTCTAGAAATCACTAGCTTGTCACATGAATAACAAACTCTCACAAAAAGCTTTCACATGAAGAGCATAGCTAACTAGATGGATAACATTAACAACAGATAGGCCTATATCCCTCCCGGCAGTGAGTGACCCAATATGTTTTCTCACTGGCGATAGTTTCATGGCCAGTATCATCTTATGTATCAAAGCTATAATGGACCACTATCCGTAATTGCAGGACAGAAATCAATATCTGTGCTGTACAGTCAGTGCAACAAACTTGGCATTGTTGCTACAGTAAGGCTGTTTATAGACATTGATATAGGTTGTGTCTTGTCTTGCAATCGGACAACAGGCAAATGCACCAAAACCAAGCTGCTAGATTGATATACGACAGCTTGTTCGGTGTGGAATATGATGGTGTTTGTTGGTAATAGTGACAGTAGCATATTAAGCGGGATGGTCGTTTGGTAAGCACTAGTGTAGTATGTGCCTGCCTCTCCCCCTGGCTGCTAGtctttgtagtgtgtgtgtgtgtgtgtgtcagagagagataaggagctGCAGCAGCTTTTATTCACAGatgtgtttgtgtatgcattCGTTTGcagatttgtgtgtatgtgtgctggggagagagagcgaaagatgaATGCAGCTTtttagtgtgtgagagagggtcTACATCAGATTTAGAATGGGCTTGCAAGGATGAATACCGCAATAACAGATGTGATTTTCAGTATCACCAAATGTGTAGGCCAAAGTCACCACATTTTGTGACACTGAAAATTACAACATCTGGCGTTACGGCATTCAGCTGAGACGTGTGCGCCTAAgttgaaaaaaatacatttaggagCAGCGGTGTTCCTAAATTAAGATTCCAGGTCCCATAGCAAAATATTTAGGCACATATGTGAGTACAATGTTTGCACTGTAGAGCCCTGCTCTAAATTGAATTCCTCTGCCTCAATTTACAGTATATTATTTACTCTTGGTCCATCTTTAACCCAGCTCAACCTCTTGTACTCTCTGACCTGCCTTCTCCTGTCCTCGCTATCTGTAGGCCTACTGTGATACATTTACTAACTTGTTTTCATTTGATGGACTTTACTCTGCTTTTTAGTCTTCAAGTCAAATGTGAGTTTGTTGTTCACAGAATtgttcactcaattagtatttggtagcattgcctttaaattgtttaacttgggtcaaacatttcgggtagccttccacaagcttcccacaataagttgggtgaattttggcccattcctcctgacagagctggtgcataattttctggaattttccaagctgtttaaaggcacagtcaacttagtgtatgtaaacaacttcagacccactggaattgtgatacagtgaaataatctgtaaacaattattggaagagttttaatgactccaacctaagtgtatgtaaacttccgacttcaactgtacatgcatgcatacatacatacatacatacagttgaagtcggaagtttacatacacttaggttggagtcattaactcgtttttcaaccactccacaaatttcttgttaacaaactatagttttggcaagtcggttaatacatctactttatgcatgacacaagtaatttacagacagattatttcagttataattcactatcacaattccagtaagtcagaagtttacatacactaagttgactgtgcctttaaacagcttaggaaattccagaaaatgatgtcatggctttagaagctggtaggctaattgacatcatttgagtcaattggaggtgtacctgtggatgtatttcaaggcctaccttcaaactcagtgcctctttgcttgacatcatgggaaaatcaaaagaaatcagacaagacctcagaaaaaaaaatagtagacctccacaagtctggttcatccttgggcgcAATTTCGAAATGCcggaaggtaccacattcatctgtaaaaacaatagtacgcaagtataaacaccatgggaccacgcagctgtcataccgctcaggagggagactccttctgtctcctagagatgaacgtactttggtgcgaaaagtgcaaatcaatcccagaacagcagcaaaggaccttgttaagatgctggaggaaacaggtacaatagtatctatatccacagtaaaacgagtcctatatcgacaacctgaaaggccgctcagcaaggaagaagccattgctccaaaaccgccataaaaaagccatactacggtttgcaactgcacatggggacaaagatcggacTTTTCGGAGAAATgccttctggtctgatgaaacaaaaataaaactgtttggccataatgaccatcgttatgtttggagtaaaaagggggaggcttgcaagccgaagaacaccatcccaaccgtgaagcacgggggtggcagcatcatgttgtgggggtgctttgctgcaggagggaatggtgcacttcacaaaatagatggcatcatgacaaggaaaaatatgtggatatattgaagcaacatctcaagacatcagtcaggaagttaaagcttggttgcaaatgggtcttccaaatggacaatgacacccaagcatacttccacagttgtggaaaaatggcttaaggacagtaaagtcaaggtattggagtggccatcacaaagccctgacctcaatcctatagagaatttgtgggcagaactgaaaaagcctgtgtgagaaaggaggcctacaaacctgacccagttacaccagctctgtcaggaggaatgggccaaaattcatccaacttattgtgggaagcttgtggaaggctacccaaaacgtttgacccaagttaaacaattttaaattcAATGCttccaaatgctaattgagtgtatgtaaacttctgacccactgggaatgtgatggaggaaataaaagctgaaataaatcattctctctactattattctgacatttcacattcttaaattgaagtgatgatcctaaccgacctaagacagggaatttttactaggattaaatgtgaggacctttcaaaagtttggacacaactactcattcaagggtttttctttatttttacagttttctactttgtagaataatagtgaagacataaactatgaaataacacatggaatcatgtagtaacccaaaaaagtgttaaacaaatgaatatgttttatatttgtcaAAGTTTCCACCCTTTAATTTGACAGCTTTGCTcactcgtggcattctctcaaccaacttcacctggaatgcttttccaacagtcttgaagttcccacatatgctgagcacttgttggctgcttttctttcactttgCGACGCAGCCCATtcccaaaccatctaaattggcttgaggttgggtgattggggaggccaggtcttctgatgcagcaccatcactctctttcttggtcaattagcccttgcacagcctggaggtgttttgggtcattgtcctgttggaaaaacaaatgacagtcccactaagcgcaaacagaagggatggtgtatcgctgcagaatgctgcggtagccgtgctggttatgtgtgccttgaattctaaataatcagacagtgtcaccagcaaagcaccattacaccacctcctccatgcttcacaatgGGAACGACACATGCGGAGATCTCGTTTctcattgcttatttgagctgttcttgccataatatggacttggtcttttaccaaatagggctatcttctgtatgccaacacaactgattggctcaaacgcattaagaaggaaagaaattctacaaatgaacaaggcacacctgttaattgaaatgcgttccaggtgactgcctcatgaagctggttgagagaatgccaagagtgtgcaaagctgtcatcaaggcaaagggtggctactttaacatatcaaaatatattttatatttgagattcttcaaacacCTTTGGtcactacataattccatatgtgttatttcatagttttgatgtcttgactattattctacaatgtagacaataatacaaataaagagaaacccttgaatgactaggtgtgtccaaacttttgtatggtactgtatatatgctaACAACAaaggaatacagaaataagaatAGCAATATTTTATTTGGAATAACATTGGAAGGCTATACTTAAGCAATATGGcccaaggaggtgtggtatatggctaatataccacggttaagggcaGTTCTTATGCACGACACAGCACGGAGTTCCTAGAAACAGCCCTTAGCTGGGGTATATTTgccatatcacaaacccccgaggtgccttattgctattataaactgtttaccaacgttattagagcagtaaaaataacttttgtcatacccgtggtatacggtctgatatactacgactgtcagccaatcatcattcagggcttgtaccacccagtttataaaatgTATTGTACATTACTGACTAGATCTAAAAAGGGACATAAAATAAATAGATGAACTAGAAGCCTAAATAAATGTCACTTTCTTCTGCAGGTGAACTCATGGAGCGGCTCCGTAGAGATTGGGGTGACTGCTCTGGACCCAGCTTGTCTCGATTTCCCCAGCAGCGCTACGGGTCTGAAGGGAGGCTCCTGGATTGTCTCTGGCTGCTCAGTCCTACGCGACGGCCGCTCCGTCCTCGAGGAGTACGGCCGTGACCTGGACCAGCTGGCCGAGGGCGACCGCGTGGGCATACAGGTAAGTAGGCTAGTGGTTAAGAGAGGCGGGCACTGAATTGGTAACAGGAGGGGTACTGGTCACTGAGCCTTGCCGTTGTGTCCTTGAGGAAGGCACTCAATCTCTACAATTGCTCTCCATCCAGGGGGGCTGCtctatggctgaccctgtgcctctcaactctgtgtgtgtatttggggaGGTTGAGATGTCTTTCTCTAAAAATGGAATATTGCTATTCTTATTTCTGTTCTCCTATTCAGCGGAGCGCCCGCGGCGAGCTCCACCTGTGGGTGAACGGGCATGACTGTGGTGCAGCTGCCAGCGGTCTCCCGACGCGCCTCTGGGCGGTGGTGGACCTCTACGGCAAGTGTACGCAAGTGACGGTGGTGAGCTGCGAGCCGCCCTCCTCGATGGAGAGAGATACGGAGAGGGAGACGGTGGAAGGGCatgaggaggtggtggtgtgcgGGGTCAGGGAGGGAGACACCGAGGATCTGACGTCAGTGGTGAATCTGGCAGCAGTGACAAACGGGACGACAGAGGAAGGTAGGAGTTGTTTTTGTTTGCAATGTTTATGTATTAAAAGATAGGGTTCGTTGTGTCATTGTGTGAAAGGTTGTAGAAGTGTAAATAAGGGAAATACggactcctgtctctctcactcttgtTTCGTCTCTTTCCTCCTTTATCTCAGTGCCGGAGCTCCCTCCTACTCACAACCGACCTGACAAGTTCCCCAACAACATAGAGCCTGAAACGGGTACGAAAATAAAACTCCCCAAGCCTCTACCTGAATATCTATTACATTTGGTCAATGATGCAACATTATTGACTGTCTctctccggtctctctctctctctccatttctctctttcctgtctttttctttctttctctaacTCTGTAGCTCTGACGGAGCACCAGCTCTTTGACGTGTTCAACAATGCCATCGTGTCCCTCTACCGCTCAGAGGACGAGGGCGGAGGAGGACGAGACCTGGGGGGAGGAACGGGGACAGACTCTGGgacagggggtagaggggacagggggagcaGCAGCGGAGGGGGAGCTgtcaacagtaacagtagtaacagtgacaGCGGGGCCGGAACCGGCAATACCGGAAGCACCAATAACAGCCCCGGGGGAGGGGCGGGACTTGGGGCGGTGACGAGCGGGATGATGACCAATGACGCGCTGCTGTTCCATGAGAAGTGCGGTACGCTGATCAAGCTGAGCAACAACAACAAGACGGCGGAGAGGCGGAGGCCGCTGGACGAGTTCAACAACGGCGTGGTCATGACCAACCGGCCGCTCCGACACAACGAGATGTTTGAGGTGCGGCCAATGACTGGCTCCAATACTGAGATGTGAATGCTTAGAATGACAAAGGGCGCGGTTTAGAGCGAAGAATAAAGAATACATGTGCTGTCATATTAATGATGAAACAGATGTATAGCTGACACCCGCTGTCATAACTGTTTACGACATGTTTATGACATCTGTTTCGGACGGCGGGGTGAAGTGTCACCATTTTGCTATTACATCACAATTTAAGGCTACTCCACTTCATATGATAAAGCTGGAGGCTTCAGATTAGCCAATTAATATTCATGATGCTACTGCCACAGGCTGTGAATAGATAAGTACATTTTCATTTGAATCTCCTGGATTGCAGCTTGATATGAATAATATATTGTAAATTGGAAAATTGGTGAATGTTTCTATATTCTGGAGGATACAGGGTGAGAGAATTCACTAGACGCCAAAAGGACCGAAGCTGGGAGGGACtgcctgaacttgtccaataacaaACGCGTACTTACGTTTTCTGTTGTCGCAAAACGTTTTGAGTGAATACTCCCCTGGTTTCTGTTGCCACAGATCCGTATAGATAAGCTGGTAGACAAGTGGTCGGGGTCGATTGAGATCGGTGTGACAACACACAACCCCAACAACTTGGACTACCCTGCCACAATGACAAATCTGCGCTCAggtatgtaacacacacacaaaacggcAAGATGCATTATTCTGTGTGCAGTTTTTTTGTGGAATAGATCATGTTACAGTACGTATTAAGTTCAtgccgcgtgtgtgtgtgtgtgtgtgtgtgtgtgtgtgtgtttcttgccTTCCCAGGTACAATCATGATGAGTGGCTGTGGTATCCTGACTAACGGCAAGGGGACGCGTCGGGAGTACTGTGAATTCAGCCTAGACGAACTGCAGGtcagtacaacacacacacacacacacacacacacacacacacaacctaacagacacacacaacctaacagacacacacagcctaatGCCATATGTGTCACTGTCTTCCAGGAAGGGGATCACATAGGCCTGATGCACAAGGCCAGCGGAGCTCTTCACTTCTACATCAATGGCATCGACCAAGGTGAGAGTGACATGCCAGGAGCATCCGTCAATGTAAAGAGGGATTGAATGGCTGTATCGTGGCGTTGGAGGGATAGTCACTTAGAGCTCGTCCATTGGTATAGTAAGGACAGACAAACCATGAAGCGAAAATGCATGAAATATTTTATTTCATAAAAATACACATTGTTGAAATTGTTATTATGTTTTACATACTCATTGTTATTTGATGTATTGCTTAATTGTCATGCAGTGGTGAGTTTTGACCCGTACAATGTAAAAAATTATGGTAGTTTCAAGAAATGCATACAATTGcaaatcattatcatatttcatCCAAACATCCAATTCTTCCATGACCTCAatttgacctctgaccctgccCCCTAGGCGTGGCGGCGGCCCAGACACCTCCCATGGTCTACGGCGTGGTTGACCTCTACGGCATGGCGGTCAAGGTGACCATCGTCCACAATCACAACCACAGCGACCGGCTGCGTCGCAACAACGCCATAATGCGGGCGCTGTCCCCTGACGTGGGCCGCCCCCGGCCCGCCCTCTCCCTCACCTCGGACCCTGACGCCACCGACCGCCTCCTCTTCCACACCAACTGTGGGCAAAAGGCGGCCATCATCAGTGAAGGCAGGACTGCTCTTCGCCCTCAGTACGTGACCATGGCTTTGATCCAAACAATATTATTATCAACTGTCTGTATGATTCAAATGGTCAGTTTACGGCCCTTTTTGTATTTGTAGAAAAGGACCAGTCGACTCCGTAGACAGTTGAGGATAAGGATATAATTTTCAACATCAGAAATACAGATATTTGGTTTCTCTAGAAATAATTATTGATGATGATGCACTCCTATTACACTCTCACAGGTCAAAAATAGGAGCTACTCTTATGTGATGATTTCTGACCCTGCCTCCTAGGCGTGGCAACATCGTTACAGTCCATTACCAACTCAATGACGACATTgcgcttgctctttggggtcttTTTGACTCTTGCTGATGTTAAAGGGCATTTATAAATAATGACATGTATGTATGTGACATGCCTTATACAATATATTGCTAAATAGATAAATGTATAAATTGATTTGATGGTGTGAATTTTTCCTCGGGCAGTGCGACGGACGACTTCAACCACGGCGTGGTCCTGAGTGGCCGCCCGCTGCGCTCCAACGAGGTGTTCCAGGTGCGCATCGACAAGATGGTGGACAAGTGGGCGGGCTCCATTGAGATTGGCGTGACCACGCACAACCCCGCCTACCTGCAGCTGCCCTCCACCATGACCAACCTGCGCTCAGGTAATACCAACCAATCAGGTAATACCATCCTCTTACCCCTAGACACACCAGATAATACCATCCTCTTACCCCAGATAATACCATCCTCTTACCCCTAGATAATACCATCCTCTTACCCCTAGACACCCTAGATAATACCAACCTCTTACCCCAGATAATACCATCCTCTTACCCCTAGACACCCCAGATAATACCAACCTCTTACCCCAGATAATACCATCCTCTTACCCCTAGATAATACCGACCTCTTACCCTTAGACACCCCAGATAATACCAACCTCTTACCCCAGATAATACCAATCTCTTACCCCAGATAATACCATCCTCTTACCCCTCGACACCCCAGATAATACCAACATCTTACCTTAGGTAATATCGACCTCTTACCCCCTAGACACCCTAGTTAATACCCACCTCTTAGCCCAGGTAATACCCACCTCTTAGCCCAGGTAATACCGACCTCTTACCCCTAGACACTCCAGATAATACCAACCTCTTACCCCAGGTAAATCTGACCTCTTACCCCTAGACACCCTGGGTAATACCGACCTTTTTTTTTTGGCTAGGTTGAGTTTCCACTTCATTACCCTTCCAATCCTCTGAGCAGTGTCTATGGATAGGGGCTTTATTAATCTACTTTTTCATACtccaatgtacagtatgtttggAAAGAGGTATAGATTGACTGATGATGTTTCTCAGGGACGTGGATGATGACCGGGAATGGGGTGATGCACAACGGAACCACCATACTGGACGAGTATGGACACAACCTGGACCGACTCAAAGTGAGTGGGAAATATACTTTACAGTCAGCCTTATATTATCAAACTCAACcccgccccctctctcttttttaccACTGATGCTCTCACTCTTTCCCTCACTATCAACATAGGACACTATCATTTTACTACTTACTGCCTCTTGTGTTTCGTAGTTGTCAATTTAACActccgtgctctctctctcctccccccccagGCGGGGGACACGGTGGGCGTGGTGCGTAAGGAGGATGGGAGCCTACACTTCTTTGTGAACGGGGTGGCGCAGGGCCCGGCGGCGTGGAATATCCCGCCCAGCGTCTACGCCGTGGTGGACCTCTATGGCCAGGCCGCACAGGCCACCATCATGGACGACATGggtgagagggatgagggggggggtagagagatgggagggaggaaggtagagaggttCACAAGAACATTCTAAAGGCTGCTAGTGTGTCAACAAACTTTTTGTCTCCGCAACCATTCATGACtaaatccatctctctctccccctctctagcGGACCTCCCCCCTCTCCCAGAGGACAGCTCGGAGGGCCCCACCGTCATGTCGCCCGGCAGCCCATGCTCGGTTGCCGGGGGCAACAGTGCCAACGACCTGCGCTTCCACCAGCTGCACGGCGCCAACGCCGTGATCACCAACGGGGGGCGCACTGCCCTCAGACAAAACTGTCGCTCCGAGTTCAACGACGCCATCGTCATCTCCAACAGGtcagtgtgacacacacacaatcgtCATTTCCAACAGGTCagaaagtacacacacacacacacacacacacacacacatcacttgtGTGTGTCAAGACTGTGTGTTGTCCATTGCCAGGTGCCTTCGAGACGGAGAGCTCTTTGAGATAGTCATTCAGAAGATGGTAGACCGTTGGTCGGGGTCAATAGAAGCAGGTAAGATAATGGCAGGTAAGGAGTTTCTATTTTACCCCTCTCAAACTTCACATAGCCCTATCCACACCCACAGCAGAGGGGTgatatgtttgtctgtgtgtgttctgtccaggTGTGACTTCCATCAGGCCAGAAGAGCTGGAGTTTCCTAACACCATGACGGATATAGACTACGACACCTGGATGCTTAGGTAAGGGtttatgtttgtttgtgttcAAACCCACCTGCGCGCCTGttttagcccactgagctaaagcctattaGCTCAGGGAGCTAATGAAATGTTTTCAGGTCTCTTTGGACATGCGTGGTTCACCTAGCTGTCTTTGTTAATGCCTGAAGGAATAGTAATTCAAACGTTttatctctcccctctcactccaGTGGCACGGCCATCATGCAGGACGGCAACACCATGCGTAACAACTACGGCTGTGACCTTGACTCCCTGACCACGGGCAGTAGGATCGGCA
Proteins encoded in this region:
- the LOC129865686 gene encoding neuralized-like protein 4 isoform X2 — encoded protein: MAAELHPRSGKLIGLSNSNRTAQRNQPVQEFNHGLVLSREPLRDRDVFTVRIDKKVNSWSGSVEIGVTALDPACLDFPSSATGLKGGSWIVSGCSVLRDGRSVLEEYGRDLDQLAEGDRVGIQRSARGELHLWVNGHDCGAAASGLPTRLWAVVDLYGKCTQVTVVSCEPPSSMERDTERETVEGHEEVVVCGVREGDTEDLTSVVNLAAVTNGTTEEVPELPPTHNRPDKFPNNIEPETALTEHQLFDVFNNAIVSLYRSEDEGGGGRDLGGGTGTDSGTGGRGDRGSSSGGGAVNSNSSNSDSGAGTGNTGSTNNSPGGGAGLGAVTSGMMTNDALLFHEKCGTLIKLSNNNKTAERRRPLDEFNNGVVMTNRPLRHNEMFEIRIDKLVDKWSGSIEIGVTTHNPNNLDYPATMTNLRSGTIMMSGCGILTNGKGTRREYCEFSLDELQEGDHIGLMHKASGALHFYINGIDQGVAAAQTPPMVYGVVDLYGMAVKVTIVHNHNHSDRLRRNNAIMRALSPDVGRPRPALSLTSDPDATDRLLFHTNCGQKAAIISEGRTALRPHATDDFNHGVVLSGRPLRSNEVFQVRIDKMVDKWAGSIEIGVTTHNPAYLQLPSTMTNLRSGTWMMTGNGVMHNGTTILDEYGHNLDRLKAGDTVGVVRKEDGSLHFFVNGVAQGPAAWNIPPSVYAVVDLYGQAAQATIMDDMADLPPLPEDSSEGPTVMSPGSPCSVAGGNSANDLRFHQLHGANAVITNGGRTALRQNCRSEFNDAIVISNRCLRDGELFEIVIQKMVDRWSGSIEAGVTSIRPEELEFPNTMTDIDYDTWMLSGTAIMQDGNTMRNNYGCDLDSLTTGSRIGMMRSATGDLHYYINGVDQGVACTGLPPDKEVYAVIDLYGQCVQVSITSSSGPLDNSLCTSNITEKSFPIHSPVAGVAHRLHSKHGKNVVLLGEGCQAVRVGGYAHGIVFSAKELKTDELFEVKIDEIDNQWSGSLHMGLTSLAPPELPSCPMSGLSPTLTQLRAKVTWLLAGSEVRRNGVLQRQNYGASLDRLTVGNRVGVKRCSDDTMHVFIDGEDMGTAATAVAKNVYAVLDLYGRVTAVSIVSSSVLEDAESIKAPSLSSDSCSDGDEDSPPVGSTKLALVPNTVMAFLENHGKNIQLSNQNLTAARVSSYNQGLLVTAQPLPRQQLFQFQIDRLNPSWTSSLSLGVIGHSPDRLNFPSTACCLKRSAWLLQRDSVFHNSLKICENYGPNLDTCPEGTVLGLLVDGNSCLHLHVNGMDQGVAAQDIPTPCYPLIDLYGQCEQVTIVTDNVPTVGGESGEARCQGDMEKADMVDGIKESVCWTPLPEVNPNKTCEYQALCSRFKDLLTLPDGYFNEDAKYNLCYCESCHKLRGDEAYYKRGEPPRDYALPFGWCRFALRIKPHCEVSSAFKKWHIAYHGTSVGALRRTLDHAQLLSGTSSIFSVSPAKMEGPNGYSEPEENSNSLPDRERDRDRDRDRDKEVPRVQLSPTMRYSGLEMFAPKVQFRDPRSHCCHQAQVGFQVCVRPGSYKVGPQNLGASEPLDPRFSNTEIEWITKEQGGTLLYGLLIRVE
- the LOC129865686 gene encoding neuralized-like protein 4 isoform X1, producing MAAELHPRSGKLIGLSNSNRTAQRNQPVQEFNHGLVLSREPLRDRDVFTVRIDKKVNSWSGSVEIGVTALDPACLDFPSSATGLKGGSWIVSGCSVLRDGRSVLEEYGRDLDQLAEGDRVGIQRSARGELHLWVNGHDCGAAASGLPTRLWAVVDLYGKCTQVTVVSCEPPSSMERDTERETVEGHEEVVVCGVREGDTEDLTSVVNLAAVTNGTTEEVPELPPTHNRPDKFPNNIEPETALTEHQLFDVFNNAIVSLYRSEDEGGGGRDLGGGTGTDSGTGGRGDRGSSSGGGAVNSNSSNSDSGAGTGNTGSTNNSPGGGAGLGAVTSGMMTNDALLFHEKCGTLIKLSNNNKTAERRRPLDEFNNGVVMTNRPLRHNEMFEIRIDKLVDKWSGSIEIGVTTHNPNNLDYPATMTNLRSGTIMMSGCGILTNGKGTRREYCEFSLDELQEGDHIGLMHKASGALHFYINGIDQGVAAAQTPPMVYGVVDLYGMAVKVTIVHNHNHSDRLRRNNAIMRALSPDVGRPRPALSLTSDPDATDRLLFHTNCGQKAAIISEGRTALRPHATDDFNHGVVLSGRPLRSNEVFQVRIDKMVDKWAGSIEIGVTTHNPAYLQLPSTMTNLRSGNTNQSGTWMMTGNGVMHNGTTILDEYGHNLDRLKAGDTVGVVRKEDGSLHFFVNGVAQGPAAWNIPPSVYAVVDLYGQAAQATIMDDMADLPPLPEDSSEGPTVMSPGSPCSVAGGNSANDLRFHQLHGANAVITNGGRTALRQNCRSEFNDAIVISNRCLRDGELFEIVIQKMVDRWSGSIEAGKIMAGVTSIRPEELEFPNTMTDIDYDTWMLSGTAIMQDGNTMRNNYGCDLDSLTTGSRIGMMRSATGDLHYYINGVDQGVACTGLPPDKEVYAVIDLYGQCVQVSITSSSGPLDNSLCTSNITEKSFPIHSPVAGVAHRLHSKHGKNVVLLGEGCQAVRVGGYAHGIVFSAKELKTDELFEVKIDEIDNQWSGSLHMGLTSLAPPELPSCPMSGLSPTLTQLRAKVTWLLAGSEVRRNGVLQRQNYGASLDRLTVGNRVGVKRCSDDTMHVFIDGEDMGTAATAVAKNVYAVLDLYGRVTAVSIVSSSVLEDAESIKAPSLSSDSCSDGDEDSPPVGSTKLALVPNTVMAFLENHGKNIQLSNQNLTAARVSSYNQGLLVTAQPLPRQQLFQFQIDRLNPSWTSSLSLGVIGHSPDRLNFPSTACCLKRSAWLLQRDSVFHNSLKICENYGPNLDTCPEGTVLGLLVDGNSCLHLHVNGMDQGVAAQDIPTPCYPLIDLYGQCEQVTIVTDNVPTVGGESGEARCQGDMEKADMVDGIKESVCWTPLPEVNPNKTCEYQALCSRFKDLLTLPDGYFNEDAKYNLCYCESCHKLRGDEAYYKRGEPPRDYALPFGWCRFALRIKPHCEVSSAFKKWHIAYHGTSVGALRRTLDHAQLLSGTSSIFSVSPAKMEGPNGYSEPEENSNSLPDRERDRDRDRDRDKEVPRVQLSPTMRYSGLEMFAPKVQFRDPRSHCCHQAQVGFQVCVRPGSYKVGPQNLGASEPLDPRFSNTEIEWITKEQGGTLLYGLLIRVE